In Turicibacter sanguinis, a genomic segment contains:
- a CDS encoding PucR family transcriptional regulator, which translates to MKEELIQSILQGESFEQVVDKAAKYLNNPLVIINNSYNIIAHSSCIKIDDLIWNNAVSRGYITLEFATTLNHWHTLKDKNRKYECMTVDQINERRRRFYKLEINHQLLGYLNITEVKHDFDDLDEECYYFVSQVLAKELLIQQKLMPPSDRLQNEDILLELRRDNYINRIHLYERVQFSHLKMTSTYRVLCSDLNDFLSYNADEDDFKHELLSHFPGSTIIVVDKILIILVEERAGLFNKELNDYLKFKQLILGISDVFYELFEFKRYENQAISAYENRKYLLDDFDRYVFYEQVKIYDLLRQIPREELLYFCHRTVLNIYEYDKKFETDYLNTLNVYLRMKQSIKATSNYLYLHRNTINYRILKIKELFHLDLDDYAVVNQLLFSCQIIQVWCK; encoded by the coding sequence GTGAAAGAGGAATTAATACAATCCATTTTGCAAGGAGAATCGTTTGAACAAGTGGTCGATAAAGCTGCGAAGTATTTAAATAACCCACTGGTTATTATTAATAATTCTTACAATATTATTGCTCATTCTTCCTGTATTAAAATAGATGATTTGATTTGGAACAATGCAGTTAGTAGAGGTTATATTACCCTTGAATTTGCCACGACGTTAAATCATTGGCACACATTAAAAGATAAGAATCGAAAATATGAATGCATGACGGTTGATCAAATCAATGAACGAAGACGTCGTTTTTATAAACTTGAGATTAATCATCAATTACTAGGGTATCTTAATATTACGGAAGTAAAACATGATTTTGATGATTTAGATGAGGAATGTTACTACTTCGTTAGCCAAGTGTTAGCAAAGGAACTTCTAATCCAACAAAAATTAATGCCACCAAGTGATCGGCTTCAAAATGAAGATATTTTATTAGAATTACGACGTGACAACTATATTAATCGTATTCATCTTTATGAACGGGTTCAATTTAGTCATTTAAAAATGACGTCGACATATCGAGTATTATGCTCAGATTTAAACGATTTTTTATCCTATAATGCAGATGAAGATGATTTTAAGCATGAACTTTTATCCCATTTTCCGGGTTCAACCATTATTGTTGTGGATAAAATTTTGATTATTTTGGTGGAGGAGAGGGCGGGCTTATTTAATAAGGAGCTAAATGATTATTTAAAGTTTAAACAGTTGATTCTTGGCATTAGCGATGTTTTTTATGAGTTATTTGAGTTTAAACGGTATGAGAATCAGGCGATTAGTGCTTATGAGAATCGTAAGTATTTGTTAGATGATTTTGATAGATATGTGTTTTATGAACAGGTTAAAATTTATGATTTACTAAGGCAGATTCCAAGAGAAGAATTACTATATTTTTGTCATCGAACAGTTTTAAACATTTATGAATATGATAAAAAGTTTGAAACAGACTATTTAAATACACTAAATGTTTATTTAAGAATGAAACAAAGTATAAAAGCAACCTCAAATTATCTGTATCTGCATCGTAATACCATTAACTATCGGATATTAAAAATTAAAGAGCTCTTTCATTTAGATTTGGATGATTATGCGGTGGTCAATCAGTTACTATTTTCATGTCAAATCATACAGGTTTGGTGTAAGTAA
- a CDS encoding SDR family NAD(P)-dependent oxidoreductase, with the protein MFDFKGKTILVTGGAQGIGKETARGIVEGGGHVVILDINEAVGLATAEELGNASFYKIDLGDCDNIRSVISTVLNDFDRVHGLINVGGVISKLPFQEISDAEWERTIRINLTGTFTTCSAIYPYFIEKKGGRIVNVSSVAGKIGGGLLGTAAYASSKAGVNGLTKAIAKEGGKYGISCNAVCPSFTHTAMTKSLSEDAQKNAKVIGMIPLGRAAEPVEIAQMILFFASDAASFVNGEIGDCDGGIVLD; encoded by the coding sequence ATGTTTGATTTCAAAGGTAAAACAATCTTAGTAACGGGTGGAGCTCAAGGAATTGGGAAAGAAACTGCAAGAGGAATTGTTGAAGGTGGCGGACATGTCGTTATTTTAGATATTAACGAGGCAGTCGGATTAGCAACGGCAGAGGAACTTGGAAATGCTTCTTTTTATAAAATCGATCTTGGAGACTGCGATAATATCCGTTCAGTTATTTCAACTGTCTTAAATGATTTTGATCGAGTACACGGTTTAATCAACGTCGGAGGTGTGATTTCAAAATTACCATTTCAAGAAATTAGTGATGCAGAATGGGAAAGAACCATTCGTATTAATTTGACCGGTACTTTCACCACTTGTTCAGCTATTTATCCTTATTTTATTGAGAAAAAAGGGGGACGCATCGTTAATGTTTCATCTGTAGCTGGAAAAATTGGAGGGGGATTGCTTGGAACAGCAGCCTATGCTTCTTCAAAAGCTGGGGTTAATGGCCTAACAAAGGCTATCGCTAAGGAAGGTGGAAAATACGGAATTAGTTGTAATGCTGTTTGCCCATCATTTACTCATACGGCAATGACAAAAAGTTTATCTGAAGATGCACAGAAAAATGCAAAAGTTATTGGTATGATTCCACTTGGGCGTGCTGCTGAACCCGTTGAGATTGCTCAAATGATTTTGTTCTTTGCTTCTGATGCAGCAAGCTTCGTTAACGGTGAGATTGGGGACTGTGATGGTGGTATTGTATTAGACTAA
- a CDS encoding 2-keto-3-deoxygluconate permease: protein MAKLKYKRFPGDTIVVPMLIGVLLNSFVPQVLEIGGFFTNAVHGTGALVGIFLFFLGASIDIKSTPRAIKKGAVVIVTKVLMSVLLGLGVAFLFNDNFLGLSALAIISAISVANNALYSGIVAQYGDDSDKGAVGITSLSVGPTVTMIALSSAGLASISIWPIIGSILPLILGLILGSCSPWLKKNLSAGVTPSIIVVGFALGCGMSIQQLFQGGLSGILLGLITVFIVGAITIGADRLTGGSGIAGASISSTAASGVANPAALAAVDPTYVLIAPVATAQVAASVIITAFLTPMLTSFVAKQNEKKAQKTV from the coding sequence ATGGCAAAACTAAAATACAAACGATTTCCGGGAGACACGATTGTTGTCCCAATGCTAATTGGCGTTTTACTAAATTCATTCGTTCCTCAAGTTTTAGAAATTGGGGGATTCTTTACAAATGCTGTGCATGGAACAGGTGCTTTGGTTGGAATCTTCCTATTCTTTTTAGGAGCCAGTATTGATATTAAAAGTACACCACGCGCTATAAAAAAAGGGGCCGTTGTCATTGTCACTAAAGTATTAATGTCAGTTTTGTTAGGGCTTGGGGTGGCCTTCCTATTCAATGACAATTTCTTAGGATTGTCAGCTTTAGCTATTATTAGTGCCATCTCTGTTGCAAACAACGCACTTTATTCAGGGATTGTAGCACAGTACGGTGACGATTCTGACAAAGGGGCTGTAGGAATTACATCTTTAAGTGTCGGACCTACTGTTACGATGATTGCTCTAAGTTCTGCTGGCCTTGCAAGTATTTCAATCTGGCCAATCATCGGATCGATTTTACCGCTTATCCTTGGATTAATTCTAGGAAGTTGCTCGCCATGGCTTAAGAAAAATCTAAGCGCTGGGGTGACTCCAAGTATTATCGTCGTTGGATTTGCACTTGGTTGTGGAATGTCGATTCAGCAATTATTCCAAGGTGGGTTATCTGGAATTTTACTTGGATTAATTACGGTCTTTATTGTTGGGGCTATTACAATTGGAGCTGATAGATTAACAGGTGGTTCAGGAATTGCCGGAGCTTCAATTTCAAGTACTGCAGCCAGTGGCGTTGCTAATCCTGCCGCTTTAGCAGCGGTTGATCCAACTTATGTCTTAATTGCTCCTGTTGCTACCGCTCAAGTTGCTGCTTCAGTCATCATTACAGCCTTTTTAACACCAATGCTCACAAGCTTTGTTGCCAAACAAAATGAGAAAAAAGCTCAAAAGACGGTTTAA
- a CDS encoding linear amide C-N hydrolase, with translation MSAGCSGLSWISEDQKHFWGRNFDFNRIASNSKITFVPSGTTFYACGTAIEKNLDESTKLTSSYGVLGMGSLILKTTPTFFEGINEKGLMGGNSTIVSLLNMLMK, from the coding sequence CTGAGTGCAGGATGTAGCGGGCTATCTTGGATTAGTGAGGATCAAAAACATTTTTGGGGGAGAAACTTCGATTTCAATCGCATTGCATCAAATAGCAAAATAACCTTTGTTCCAAGTGGCACAACTTTCTACGCTTGTGGAACAGCTATTGAAAAAAATCTAGATGAATCAACCAAGTTAACCTCTTCATATGGTGTGTTAGGAATGGGATCCTTAATCTTAAAAACAACTCCAACTTTTTTTGAAGGCATTAATGAGAAAGGATTAATGGGGGGCAACTCTACTATCGTGAGTTTGCTAAATATGCTGATGAAGTGA
- a CDS encoding linear amide C-N hydrolase, whose protein sequence is MNGGQLYYREFAKYADEVKEGTIPLQPIFAVTYFLSMCATVEEVISKLENDVTLIAKPVFGDIRNTHWMFSDRTGETIIIEPDVDKLKIHRHSMGVLTNSPNYDWHRTNLLNYCNIRSLDYSSVTLNDDTIEACFSGSGAAGLPGDFSSPSRFTRLAFLKNYACKGKNETEAVTYMFQTFKNVQFPMGIVEVGEDKTITEHDSGVVLFDYTIYTAVMCSESLRYYWVSYQNMRIQCVDMNPLIEKKQAVQFELNPINDIKYLN, encoded by the coding sequence ATTAATGGGGGGCAACTCTACTATCGTGAGTTTGCTAAATATGCTGATGAAGTGAAGGAAGGAACCATCCCCTTACAACCTATCTTTGCCGTTACTTACTTCTTAAGTATGTGTGCTACCGTCGAAGAAGTCATTTCAAAATTAGAAAATGATGTTACACTTATCGCAAAGCCTGTCTTCGGGGATATCCGTAATACTCACTGGATGTTTAGTGACCGTACAGGAGAAACCATCATCATTGAACCTGATGTAGATAAACTGAAGATTCACCGACATTCAATGGGCGTCTTAACAAATAGTCCAAATTACGATTGGCATCGTACCAATTTATTAAATTACTGCAATATACGAAGTCTCGATTATTCAAGCGTTACACTGAATGACGATACGATTGAAGCCTGTTTCTCAGGGAGCGGAGCAGCTGGACTGCCAGGAGATTTTAGCTCGCCATCTCGATTTACACGTTTAGCCTTCCTCAAAAATTACGCCTGCAAAGGAAAAAATGAAACCGAAGCTGTTACCTATATGTTCCAAACATTTAAAAACGTTCAATTTCCAATGGGGATCGTTGAAGTTGGCGAAGATAAAACCATTACGGAGCATGATAGTGGCGTCGTTTTATTTGATTACACGATTTACACTGCCGTTATGTGCTCTGAATCTCTTCGCTATTACTGGGTAAGCTACCAAAACATGCGTATTCAATGTGTGGATATGAACCCATTAATTGAGAAAAAACAAGCTGTTCAATTCGAATTAAATCCTATAAATGACATCAAATATCTTAATTAA
- a CDS encoding cysteine ABC transporter substrate-binding protein has protein sequence MKKVFLCFMSFLLTLGVLGACGESNTSQSEARSIEEIQESGKIIIGVFSDKKPFGYVDSNGDYQGYDVYFGNRIAQDLGVEVEYVPVEAASRVEYLVSNKVDIILANFTVTEERKEKVDFTLPYMKVALGVVSPDDALITDVEQLNGKTLIVSKGTTAETYFTENYPNVNLLKFDQYSEAYNALLDGRGDALSTDNTEVLAWALENEGFSVGVESLGSIDTIAAAVQKGNDELLEWLNNEIVELGKEDFFHADYEETLAPVYGDAATPDNIVVEGGVIE, from the coding sequence ATGAAAAAAGTTTTTTTATGTTTCATGAGTTTCTTATTAACGTTAGGAGTTTTAGGGGCATGCGGTGAATCAAATACTAGTCAATCAGAAGCGAGAAGTATTGAAGAGATTCAAGAGAGTGGAAAAATTATTATTGGTGTCTTTAGTGATAAAAAACCGTTTGGTTATGTTGATTCGAATGGGGATTATCAAGGTTATGATGTTTATTTTGGGAATCGAATTGCACAAGACCTTGGCGTAGAAGTTGAGTACGTACCCGTTGAAGCGGCAAGTCGTGTTGAATATTTAGTGTCTAATAAAGTGGATATTATCTTGGCAAACTTTACAGTGACTGAGGAAAGAAAAGAAAAAGTAGATTTTACTTTACCTTATATGAAAGTGGCACTAGGAGTTGTTTCTCCAGATGATGCGTTAATTACAGATGTCGAACAATTAAATGGGAAAACGCTCATTGTTAGTAAAGGAACAACAGCAGAAACTTATTTTACTGAAAATTATCCAAATGTAAATTTATTAAAATTTGATCAATATAGTGAAGCCTATAATGCGCTACTCGATGGTCGTGGAGATGCTCTTTCGACTGATAATACAGAAGTATTAGCATGGGCACTTGAAAATGAAGGATTTAGTGTTGGAGTTGAATCATTAGGAAGTATTGATACGATTGCAGCAGCTGTCCAAAAAGGCAATGATGAGTTATTAGAGTGGTTAAATAATGAGATTGTAGAGCTTGGAAAAGAGGATTTCTTCCATGCCGATTATGAAGAAACATTAGCGCCAGTTTATGGTGATGCGGCAACGCCTGATAATATTGTGGTTGAAGGTGGCGTTATTGAATAA
- a CDS encoding amino acid ABC transporter ATP-binding protein, which yields MSSTILKLDQITKSYDNQIIFSNLSLEIKKGEVVVVLGPSGCGKSTLLRCMNGLESIQAGEILLEDEVISNQHKKMHLVRQKIGMVFQSYELFPHLNVLQNITLGPIKAQNRDKVEVVKEAEQLLERVGLLEKKNAYPHQLSGGQKQRVAIVRALCMKPEILLFDEVTAALDPEMVREVLDVMLSLAKEGSTMVIVTHEMQFARAIADRIIFLDEGQIIEESDPETFFTNPKTNRAKQFLNLFTFE from the coding sequence ATGAGCTCAACGATATTAAAACTAGACCAGATTACAAAAAGTTATGATAATCAGATTATTTTCTCTAATTTGTCATTAGAGATAAAAAAAGGGGAGGTCGTCGTCGTTTTAGGACCTTCTGGCTGTGGAAAAAGTACATTGCTACGATGTATGAATGGATTAGAGAGTATTCAAGCAGGAGAAATTTTATTAGAAGATGAGGTGATTAGCAATCAGCATAAAAAGATGCATTTAGTTAGACAAAAAATTGGTATGGTTTTTCAAAGTTACGAGTTATTTCCACATTTGAATGTGTTGCAAAATATTACGTTAGGTCCTATTAAAGCACAAAATCGGGATAAGGTCGAGGTGGTGAAAGAAGCAGAGCAATTATTAGAACGGGTGGGGTTATTAGAAAAGAAAAATGCTTATCCACACCAACTATCAGGTGGTCAAAAACAGCGTGTTGCCATTGTTCGGGCACTTTGTATGAAACCAGAAATTTTATTATTTGATGAGGTGACGGCTGCGCTTGATCCAGAAATGGTACGAGAAGTATTAGATGTGATGCTTTCACTTGCTAAAGAGGGAAGTACGATGGTCATTGTAACTCACGAAATGCAGTTTGCTCGTGCGATTGCAGATCGAATTATTTTTTTAGATGAAGGACAGATTATTGAAGAAAGTGATCCAGAAACATTTTTTACGAATCCTAAAACGAATCGGGCTAAACAATTTTTAAATCTGTTCACGTTTGAATGA
- a CDS encoding amino acid ABC transporter permease produces the protein MEEWGISVLFEGKNFIRLLQGLGVTLEISLISVMISVVLGLVMGMFMRVKTKVVRLICRLYLNTVRIVPQLVLLFLAYFGLSKSFGINLSGEVASILVFSFWGIAEMGDLVRGALDSIPKHQYETALAIGLNQRQIYQYIIIPQTIRRLLPQTINLVTRIIKTTSLIVLIGVVEVVKVGQQIIEASRLTVPTAALWIYGVIFLLYFLICYPISLAATKLEKHWEE, from the coding sequence ATGGAGGAGTGGGGAATTAGTGTTTTATTTGAAGGAAAAAATTTCATTCGATTGTTACAAGGACTAGGAGTGACATTAGAAATTTCTTTGATTTCTGTGATGATTTCAGTTGTTTTGGGCCTTGTAATGGGGATGTTCATGAGAGTGAAGACAAAGGTCGTTCGTCTAATCTGTCGTCTTTATTTAAATACGGTTCGAATTGTTCCACAGTTAGTCTTATTGTTTTTAGCTTATTTTGGTTTGAGTAAATCTTTTGGGATTAATTTATCAGGAGAAGTGGCCTCTATTTTAGTGTTTTCTTTTTGGGGAATTGCTGAAATGGGAGATTTAGTACGAGGGGCTTTAGATTCAATCCCGAAACATCAGTATGAGACAGCGTTGGCGATTGGATTGAATCAGCGTCAAATTTATCAATATATTATTATTCCACAAACGATTAGACGATTACTTCCACAAACGATTAATTTAGTGACGCGTATTATCAAAACGACTTCATTAATTGTTTTAATTGGAGTCGTTGAGGTCGTAAAGGTAGGACAACAAATTATTGAGGCTTCACGACTAACAGTTCCGACGGCAGCTCTTTGGATATATGGGGTTATTTTTCTACTTTATTTTTTAATCTGTTATCCGATTTCATTGGCTGCAACAAAACTAGAAAAGCATTGGGAGGAGTGA
- a CDS encoding amino acid ABC transporter permease has protein sequence MDFQFIKTYAPMYVEAAKLTMSIALLGILLSTLVGFICCLIRYYKIPILQRVIGMYIELSRNTPLLIQLFFLYFGLPKLGIFLSSYACGVLGLTFLGGSYMAEAFRSGLESIPDIQMESGLSLGLTKWQVLRYIIFPQAVAVSLPAFSANVIFLIKETSVFSVVALADLMYVAKGLIGLYYKTDESLLMLVVAYLVLLLPISLILSVIEKKVRYGGVGN, from the coding sequence ATGGATTTTCAATTTATAAAAACGTATGCACCGATGTATGTAGAGGCTGCTAAGTTAACCATGAGTATCGCTCTTTTGGGAATCTTATTGTCTACTTTAGTTGGATTTATCTGCTGTTTAATTCGATATTATAAGATTCCAATTTTACAACGTGTGATTGGGATGTATATAGAACTTTCAAGGAATACACCGTTATTAATTCAATTGTTTTTTCTATATTTTGGATTACCGAAGTTAGGGATCTTTTTAAGTTCATATGCATGTGGAGTACTTGGATTAACTTTTTTAGGTGGGAGTTATATGGCTGAGGCTTTTCGAAGTGGACTCGAGTCCATTCCTGACATTCAAATGGAGTCGGGATTGAGCCTTGGTTTAACCAAATGGCAAGTCTTACGTTATATTATTTTTCCTCAAGCAGTAGCAGTCTCGCTGCCTGCTTTTAGTGCAAATGTGATTTTTTTAATCAAGGAAACATCTGTCTTTAGTGTCGTTGCATTAGCAGATTTAATGTATGTAGCAAAAGGATTAATCGGGCTTTATTATAAAACTGACGAGTCCTTGTTGATGTTAGTTGTTGCGTATTTAGTACTGTTATTACCTATTTCATTAATTTTAAGTGTTATTGAGAAGAAGGTGCGTTATGGAGGAGTGGGGAATTAG